A window from Candidatus Krumholzibacteriota bacterium encodes these proteins:
- a CDS encoding AAA family ATPase, whose amino-acid sequence MRIISVVNQKGGCGKTTVAINLAAALRKLEKKMLLIDLDPQAHASMGLNTPYERISYSTYDLLIEPRLKLCDAVFELSEDFHIIPSLPILSALEQELSGKKGRERHLGSKLARSNEVYDFVIIDSPPNVGILTFNALIASNEVIIPVEPSSFSLDGLDRLKETLELLESEIDHAVSMNVLINNLEKGTRFARDFVCELEKEHESILMNNTVSHSVRYKESAHMGVSIFEMKGVEHLQREFLHIAEEIEEKAPILNVGNIKRWMARLHGPKIVEEGILFSLDAPDAESVYLTGEFASWSRNGIKMERNSIDGLWEVTLNLEPGEYEYRFIVDGNWVKDPKNNDIVVNEFGQENSLLIV is encoded by the coding sequence ATGCGGATTATATCAGTAGTTAATCAAAAGGGCGGGTGCGGCAAAACAACCGTAGCGATAAATCTTGCCGCTGCTCTCAGAAAACTCGAAAAGAAAATGCTTTTGATTGATCTGGATCCCCAGGCGCATGCCTCAATGGGTCTTAATACACCATATGAGAGGATTTCTTATAGCACCTATGATTTACTTATAGAGCCCAGGTTGAAACTATGCGACGCGGTTTTTGAATTATCCGAGGATTTCCATATCATCCCCTCCCTTCCTATTCTCAGCGCGCTTGAACAGGAGCTTTCCGGAAAAAAGGGAAGGGAAAGGCATCTTGGATCCAAACTGGCCAGATCGAACGAAGTGTATGATTTTGTAATAATTGATTCACCGCCAAATGTGGGGATACTTACTTTCAATGCCCTCATTGCTTCGAATGAAGTTATTATACCGGTTGAGCCGAGTTCTTTTTCTTTGGACGGCTTGGACCGGCTTAAAGAAACTCTTGAACTTCTCGAGAGTGAGATAGATCATGCCGTGAGTATGAATGTTCTTATAAATAATCTGGAGAAGGGAACCAGGTTTGCCAGAGATTTCGTGTGTGAGTTGGAGAAGGAGCATGAATCTATATTGATGAATAATACCGTAAGCCATTCTGTACGGTATAAAGAATCGGCGCACATGGGTGTTTCAATATTTGAAATGAAAGGTGTTGAGCATCTACAAAGAGAATTCCTGCATATTGCCGAGGAAATAGAAGAAAAAGCCCCGATACTGAATGTGGGGAATATAAAAAGATGGATGGCAAGGCTTCACGGACCTAAGATTGTGGAAGAAGGTATCCTGTTTTCACTTGACGCGCCGGACGCGGAGAGTGTTTATCTTACAGGTGAATTCGCCAGTTGGTCCAGGAACGGAATCAAGATGGAGAGAAATTCCATTGATGGACTATGGGAAGTTACCTTGAACCTTGAACCCGGCGAATATGAATACAGATTTATTGTAGATGGAAACTGGGTTAAGGATCCAAAGAACAACGATATTGTAGTGAACGAATTCGGTCAGGAAAACTCTCTGCTGATTGTATAA
- a CDS encoding divergent PAP2 family protein, which yields MIHTIGIASLISVLCAQVIKPFIELIQDGKFNPLRMLDTGGMPSSHTAMVTTLTVGVGIYRGADSVLFGITLIFSLYFVFEATGLRQEVGNQARVLNEIIEKAGKRHHIDSHELRELIGHTWIEVLGGAAVGLAVALLFFYG from the coding sequence GTGATCCACACAATTGGAATCGCTTCTTTGATAAGTGTTTTGTGCGCACAGGTTATTAAACCCTTTATTGAATTGATTCAGGACGGAAAGTTCAATCCTTTACGTATGCTCGATACAGGGGGAATGCCGAGTTCCCATACCGCAATGGTAACTACTCTTACCGTTGGTGTTGGTATATACAGAGGAGCGGACTCGGTCCTATTTGGAATAACGTTGATATTCAGTCTCTATTTTGTTTTTGAAGCGACGGGGCTGCGGCAGGAAGTTGGGAATCAGGCAAGGGTTCTTAATGAAATAATTGAAAAAGCAGGTAAGAGGCATCATATAGATTCTCATGAACTTCGCGAACTCATTGGGCATACCTGGATTGAGGTTCTGGGAGGAGCCGCGGTCGGACTGGCTGTCGCACTGTTGTTCTTTTACGGATAG